One Neoarius graeffei isolate fNeoGra1 chromosome 16, fNeoGra1.pri, whole genome shotgun sequence DNA segment encodes these proteins:
- the ahdc1 gene encoding transcription factor Gibbin, translated as MSRLSGRLRSGSVRLVCEALGGEDCSEAEGSWMGDMGPGVTSAATSSSDPAASLHYRLFTPPSLANGLRNHDDQFQRRARRRRQMDHVEQTHMHEQIHIQSHTRPQMHIHQQPLSQQQSTHTEHSNTRLQSQMHIQMNTHVRTERDVMMHKHTHTEMVRSSTVEEDTSLVPEDLSITPKTETYTSLVHSTHPLHTNQLSQNYSSLQPSLASTSKVDTEKPSNISKLERNPLTNPELDNSSSASHNPVNTPVEAERKYTLRSSGRPRFPCHLRKSSRLRRAAEDNVMKREVEQKEADEDRNIWRGEEIRPREECPLEVAVSASSLEVSPAPTNSIHIVPNHSVGIPFGKAASEGSTVIQTSQRGKQRGRFLGVRKIVVKIARIPVHLSRRQKSYKISSLEPVAVGSHGEGCTAGEAPEGGSGGEMGAHISREPTALLRMKNNGKSVMVMFPPGELPVILKRRRGRPPKQALPGQPDMRETKAGAASAAEPKKPRRRRRVKLPSPLPSYVNDTNDVKVEYADVLSKLAFLNRQPPSTGRCSPPRCWTPTEPETFHTSPENPNLSTLLHRLTGFRRRGGRAGCMGGRGGGMTGCSEAFKRSFSDFFETIGKKRKVPLSEPGTPRKRGKGLSGGMKRATMSEQGSLVTGEKIRKRRSRKNGTLKGSQGVLDQDWQNGNSGWGEKCDPDPGIYQGSCSPRGSFPSSETGKGGVYHSPGMRGAGSAEECQGMFAGYFRSLLDSDDSSDLLDISMSSPTGHQDGRKITPGYEGSSPGAAHCWSPAFPKRSPKVAACTGEGGSLSSAQSHSSSATRSPYLYSVSQTSPTTSFPKSPALSLSRSPSSPHPSSGCFSQYPSTYSGNVPQGTGVCPVTQQQHRSSDCSFAYGTKTSPASSTQRHINYSSYQSSAKRHYSAYPGPTVVPMQQNESTGPSSPSGSYMSISKTSSFSSSSSPPEGSKQYQCSALWGYRQGGSTWGGDGFGTHQFHGYSDYGVSGTSSESKDILDISNYTPQKAKQRPCPDTFSESSSDSSHTGIGSMGGTFCPRDAPVSEGQSSLSSLEKLMLDWNENSTGPSYNWSQNVLFQGGTKPGRGRKKRSETQSDKETGHMPPGSPASPPVQGSGPKRSASAGRQPRGSRGRGGFSPCQRERSLPPKPKLQKPAAPPAAGQMTSSGGLYQETLDYYSGDSSSLSPLSHAPEPCEYPSPYSAHTSTPSSDERFAHIYPSDSASLSPSLSTQSDVLKQHPKPTPPPQTYGHTTRTFSPTLSPSPRLPPQCSSAMSPHRVPKDQFPQYDSPSYSSSPCWYGQGGSVAHSPQSYEELRSTTITMPSNKRDMSLISPGMRAPSHSPYTTPLLRGHTMSSSCVGGSQDSSPQHEELGYHGNMDSYAPVGHRYVSQSSRAGVLCQLLDQPSDEGFTVTSL; from the coding sequence ATGAGTCGACTGTCGGGCCGTCTGCGATCTGGAAGTGTGCGTTTGGTTTGTGAAGCCCTGGGTGGGGAGGATTGCAGTGAAGCCGAAGGCTCCTGGATGGGAGATATGGGGCCTGGAGTCACTTCAGCAGCAACAAGTAGCTCTGACCCAGCTGCTTCACTACACTATAGATTGTTTACACCTCCTTCACTTGCTAATGGTCTACGTAATCATGATGACCAGTTTCAGCGCAGAGCAAGGAGACGCAGACAAATGGACCATGTGGAACAAACGCACATGCATGAACAAATTCACATTCaatcacacacacgtccacagatGCACATACACCAACAACCACTTTCACAACAACAGAGCACTCACACAGAACACTCCAACACACGTCTACAATCTCAAATGCACATTCAAATGAATACCCATGTGCGCACTGAGAGAGATGTAATGATGcacaaacatacacatacagagatgGTCAGATCTTCAACTGTGGAAGAGGACACCTCTCTTGTTCCAGAGGATCTGTCAATAACTCCAAAGACTGAAACATACACTTCCCTTGTCCATTCAACCCATCCACTGCATACCAACCAACTCTCACAAAACTACTCATCCCTTCAACCCAGCCTTGCTTCTACAAGTAAGGTAGATACAGAGAAACCCTCTAATATCAGTAAACTGGAGAGAAATCCCTTAACAAACCCAGAATTAGATAATAGTTCTAGTGCAAGCCACAATCCTGTCAATACCCCTGTGGAGGCTGAAAGGAAGTATACCCTGAGGAGTTCTGGTCGGCCACGTTTTCCCTGCCACCTTCGCAAGTCATCTCGTTTACGCAGGGCTGCAGAGGATAATGTAATGAAAAGGGAAGTAGAACAAAAAGAGGCAGATGAGGATAGGAACATCTGGAGAGGAGAAGAGATTAGACCAAGGGAAGAGTGTCCTCTAGAAGTGGCTGTTTCTGCTTCATCCCTTGAGGTTTCACCAGCTCCTACTAATTCAATTCATATAGTGCCAAATCATAGTGTAGGAATACCATTTGGGAAGGCAGCAAGTGAAGGCAGCACTGTGATTCAGACTTCACAGAGAGGTAAACAACGAGGTCGTTTTTTAGGTGTGAGAAAGATTGTGGTAAAAATTGCAAGAATTCCTGTACATCTTAGTCGACGACAGAAAAGCTATAAGATCTCCTCTCTagagcctgtggcagtggggtcaCATGGGGAAGGGTGTACTGCAGGAGAAGCACCAGAAGGGGGATCTGGTGGAGAGATGGGTGCACATATTTCAAGGGAACCAACTGCTCTTCTCCGCATGAAAAATAATGGGAAGAGTGTAATGGTGATGTTTCCTCCAGGAGAGCTACCGGTCATCTTGAAACGTCGAAGAGGGCGGCCTCCTAAACAAGCTTTACCAGGACAGCCTGACATGCGTGAGACTAAAGCTGGGGCTGCAAGTGCTGCAGAGCCCAAGAAACCCAGGAGGCGTCGGCGAGTGAAGCTACCTTCCCCTCTGCCGTCTTATGTTAATGACACCAATGATGTTAAAGTAGAATACGCAGACGTTCTGTCTAAACTGGCCTTCTTAAACCGGCAACCTCCCAGTACTGGCCGCTGCTCCCCACCACGTTGTTGGACTCCGACTGAACCTGAGACCTTCCATACATCTCCAGAAAACCCAAATCTGTCCACACTACTGCATCGTCTCACAGGCTTCCGTAGGCGAGGTGGTCGTGCAGGCTGtatgggggggaggggagggggtatGACTGGGTGCTCGGAGGCTTTTAAGAGGtccttcagtgatttctttgagacAATTGGCAAAAAGCGCAAAGTTCCTCTGTCTGAACCTGGAACTCCGCGAAAAAGGGGTAAAGGGCTTAGTGGTGGAATGAAGAGAGCAACAATGAGCGAGCAAGGCAGCCTGGTGACTGGGGAAAAGATTAGAAAGCGGCGTTCACGAAAGAATGGAACATTAAAAGGCAGTCAGGGAGTTCTGGATCAAGACTGGCAAAATGGAAatagtgggtggggagagaagtGTGATCCAGATCCAGGTATTTACCAGGGCTCGTGTTCACCTCGTGGAAGCTTTCCATCCTCTGAGACTGGCAAAGGGGGAGTGTACCATAGCCCTGGGATGAGAGGTGCTGGCAGTGCAGAGGAATGTCAGGGAATGTTTGCAGGATATTTTCGTTCTTTACTTGATTCAGATGACTCCTCAGATTTGTTGGACATTTCTATGTCCAGCCCTACAGGACACCAAGATGGTCGTAAAATCACTCCAGGATATGAAGGCAGCAGTCCAGGTGCAGCCCATTGCTGGTCTCCTGCTTTTCCTAAAAGAAGCCCCAAAGTAGCAGCTTGTACCGGGGAGGGGGGCTCCCTTTCTTCAGCCCAATCTCATAGCAGCTCTGCTACAAGGAGCCCATATTTATACAGTGTATCCCAAACATCCCCCACCACTTCTTTCCCAAAATCTCCTGCTCTTTCCCTCTCTCGGTCACCTAGTTCTCCCCATCCTTCATCTGGATGTTTTTCCCAATACCCCTCCACTTATAGTGGAAATGTGCCACAAGGAACAGGCGTTTGCCCCGTGACTCAGCAGCAGCACAGATCAAGTGACTGCAGCTTTGCTTATGGCACTAAAACCTCCCCTGCCTCTTCAACACAACGCCACATTAATTATTCAAGTTATCAATCCTCTGCCAAGCGACATtatagtgcatatcctggacctacCGTTGTCCCCATGCAACAGAATGAGTCTACTGGTCCATCATCCCCAAGTGGAAGTTACATGTCAATATCAAAGACTAGCTCCTTTTCCTCATCCTCATCTCCTCCCGAAGGTTCCAAACAATACCAGTGCTCTGCACTTTGGGGTTACAGGCAAGGGGGCTCTACCTGGGGTGGTGATGGATTTGGCACTCATCAGTTTCATGGCTACTCTGACTATGGCGTGAGTGGAACTAGCTCTGAGTCCAAAGACATCCTAGACATTTCAAATTACACACCCCAAAAGGCAAAGCAGCGTCCCTGCCCTGACACATTTTCTGAGTCCTCCTCTGATTCTTCCCACACAGGGATAGGAAGCATGGGGGGCACATTCTGCCCTAGGGATGCACCAGTATCTGAGGGACAGTCGAGCCTGTCAAGCCTAGAGAAGCTGATGTTAGATTGGAATGAAAATTCTACAGGCCCCTCATATAACTGGAGTCAGAATGTTTTGTTTCAAGGTGGTACAAAACCAGGCAGAGGACGAAAGAAACGGTCTGAGACACAGAGTGACAAGGAAACAGGCCATATGCCTCCAGGATCACCTGCAAGTCCTCCTGTGCAGGGAAGTGGACCAAAGCGAAGTGCTTCTGCAGGCCGACAGCCTAGAGGGAGTAGAGGCAGAGGAGGCTTTTCTCCTTGCCAAAGAGAGCGATCTTTACCACCAAAGCCCAAACTTCAAAAGCCTGCAGCTCCCCCAGCAGCAGGGCAGATGACATCATCAGGGGGACTATACCAGGAAACACTAGATTATTACAGTGGAGATAGCAGTAGCCTTTCACCACTAAGTCATGCCCCTGAGCCCTGTGAATACCCTTCTCCCTACTCTGCCCATACCTCTACTCCATCTTCTGATGAAAGATTTGCCCATATTTACCCCTCAGACTCTGCCTCTCTTTCTCCCAGCCTGTCAACTCAGTCAGATGTCCTAAAGCAGCATCCTAAACCTACACCCCCTCCGCAGACATATGGACATACTACCAGGACATTCAGCCCGACGCTATCCCCTAGTCCTCGCCTTCCGCCACAGTGTAGCTCAGCAATGAGTCCACATCGTGTGCCAAAGGACCAATTTCCACAGTATGACTCACCCAGTTACAGTAGCTCTCCTTGCTGGTATGGGCAGGGTGGGAGTGTTGCTCATAGTCCCCAGAGCTATGAAGAGCTGCGCTCCACTACCATCACTATGCCCTCAAACAAACGGGACATGTCTCTAATTAGCCCTGGGATGAGAGCACCATCCCATTCTCCTTATACTACACCTCTGCTCAGAGGACATACTATGTCCTCTTCTTGTGTGGGTGGGAGTCAAGACTCTTCTCCCCAGCATGAGGAGCTGGGCTATCATGGTAATATGGACAGCTATGCACCCGTAGGACACCGTTATGTGTCCCAAAGTTCTCGAGCGGGGGTTCTCTGCCAACTGTTGGATCAACCCAGTGACGAAGGCTTCACTGTCACCAGCCTGTAG